DNA sequence from the Candidatus Sulfotelmatobacter sp. genome:
GGTGTCGAGCGGCACGTGGCTGTAGCGGGCGACGCGCCCGCCGGAGATGTCGCTCGCTTCCCAGCGCGTCTCGTAGCCCTTGAACTCGAATGGCTCGCGCTTCGAGGTGGTGTCGCTCTTCAGTACCACCATGCGCTGCGCGGGGTCGGTGGCGCTCGCGCGCGCGATCGTGACCGCTTCGGCGTCGGCCACGGCGCGTTCTGCCTCGGCCGGGCGCGCGTTCAGCTCCTCGAGCAGCGCCACCAGCAGATCGTAGGTCGCCTTCACGCGCACGCCGTAGGGCTTGAGCATGTGGGTCTCGACCAGGATGCCGATGCGGTTCTGGAGCGGCGCGTAGGCGTGCGAGAAGCGGGGCGGCATGTTGTTGTAGACGATGCCGCTGGCGGGATCGTCGCCGGAGCGGAACTCGAGATAGGGCGCGACCACGTGGCCGAGCGCTTCGAGGCGCGGCACCACGCGCCCCTCGAAGGCCTCGGCGAGCCAGCGATCGAGCGGGGCGGGAACGCCCGCGCCGAAGTTGAAAGCGTACGTCACGTCGTAGCGATAGTCGGCGCCGTCGGTGGTGTGATCGTCGACCAGCACCTGCGGCCACCACTTGGTGAACACGTTGCCGATCAGGGCGCGCATCTCGGGCGCTTCGAGCTTCACGTAGTCGCGATTCAGGTTGAGCCCGATCGGCGTTGCCCGCCAGCCCATCTGCTCGGGCCCGTTCTGGTTGATGCGGTTGTAGGGCGAGCGGCGTTCGTGCGCGTCCACGGAGAAGATCGGCACTACCAGCAGGATCACGTGCTGGAGCAGGCCGGGGCGCTTGCGCAGCACCGCGAGGTCGCGCACCAGCGCGAGGCTCGCGTCCTTGCCCTCGATCTCGCCCGAGTGGATGGCGTTCTGGATCAGCACGATCACCTTGCCGGTGGCATGCGCGGCCTCGGGCGTGAAGGCGCGGTCGGACGAGACCACGAGCAGCGGCAGATCGCGGCCCTGGCCGCTCAGGCCAAAGGTCGTGTACCGGATCCAGTTCGAGCCGCCCTCCATCTGCTTGCAGTAGCGGACGGTCTCGTCGTAGTCGGCGGTCTGCCGGTATCGAGTGCGCTCGGCGCGCGTGAGCCAGAAGCTCGGCACCAGCGTGTCGGGCATGGCCGGCGCCGTCGACACGGTCTCGGGCGCGGCGGCGGGTGCGGATGCGGGCGGTGGCTTGGGGGGCGCGGCGCCGGCGGCGAGCAGCATCAGCGCGCAGAGCGAAACCAGCATGCGCGGCAGGTTAGCACACGGCCTAGCCGCCCTTCTTTTTCGATAGTCGGGTCACCTTCTCCAGATCCAGGGCGCCCTTCGCTCCCCAGCCGC
Encoded proteins:
- a CDS encoding M14 family metallopeptidase, with the protein product MLVSLCALMLLAAGAAPPKPPPASAPAAAPETVSTAPAMPDTLVPSFWLTRAERTRYRQTADYDETVRYCKQMEGGSNWIRYTTFGLSGQGRDLPLLVVSSDRAFTPEAAHATGKVIVLIQNAIHSGEIEGKDASLALVRDLAVLRKRPGLLQHVILLVVPIFSVDAHERRSPYNRINQNGPEQMGWRATPIGLNLNRDYVKLEAPEMRALIGNVFTKWWPQVLVDDHTTDGADYRYDVTYAFNFGAGVPAPLDRWLAEAFEGRVVPRLEALGHVVAPYLEFRSGDDPASGIVYNNMPPRFSHAYAPLQNRIGILVETHMLKPYGVRVKATYDLLVALLEELNARPAEAERAVADAEAVTIARASATDPAQRMVVLKSDTTSKREPFEFKGYETRWEASDISGGRVARYSHVPLDTLVSIQREVAATLTIRQPAGYLIPQEWTVCKDRMDLHAIHYRRFAKPWTDTVEVQHVLEWSNDRLFEGHHPTQVKRVALEHRQRTYRPGDLWVPLDQPGARVAIELFEAQAPDGLMAWNYFDTVFQKVEYGESYVVEPLARQMMSKDPALAREFQAKVAADTAFARDPRARLDFFFRRSNWADPLQDVDPIARALRAPPESVLQPAKP